A DNA window from Ostrea edulis chromosome 5, xbOstEdul1.1, whole genome shotgun sequence contains the following coding sequences:
- the LOC130055035 gene encoding keratin, type I cytoskeletal 9-like, producing MFKLLCFVTLLSVALSTGYRGRGGYGGSFYGRKGGYGGASYGSLGYGRGSYGGKGGYTVVYYGGKGGYGGDYYGGKGGYGGDYYGGKGGYGGDYYGGKGGYGGDYYGGKGGYGVVYYGGKGGYGGGSYGGKGGYGGDYYGGKIGYGGDYYGGKTGYGGSFYGGLGDLYGSKGYGGVYYDGGYGSGGYSGRSYGKDYY from the exons ATGTTCAAGCTGTTGTGCTTCGTCACTCTCCTCTCTGTAGCCCTTAGTACTGGCTACAGAGGCAGAGGTGGTTATGGTGGAAGTTTCTATGGACGCAAAGGTGGCTATGGGGGAGCTTCCTATGGAAGCCTTGGTTATGGAAGAGGTTCCTATGGAGGCAAAGGCGGTTATACAGTAGTTTACTATGGAGGCAAAGGTGGCTATGGAGGAGATTACTATGGAGGAAAAGGCGGCTATGGAGGAGATTACTATGGAGGAAAAGGCGGCTATGGAGGAGATTACTATGGAGGAAAAGGCGGCTATGGAGGAGATTACTATGGAGGCAAAGGTGGCTATGGAGTAGTTTACTATGGAGGAAAAGGCGGCTATGGAGGAGGTTCCTATGGAGGAAAAGGCGGCTATGGAGGAGATTACTATGGAGGCAAAATCGGTTATGGAGGAGATTACTATGGAGGCAAAACCGGCTATGGAGGAAGTTTCTATGGTGGCTTAGGTGATTTATATGGAAGCAAAGGTTATGGAGGGGTTTATTACGATGGTGGTTACGGATCCGGTGGCTACTCTGGGAGATCTTACGGAAAA GATTACTATTGA